TTCAAAGGAACAGGAAGCATTCTGGACTTGCCAGCGGCAAGTAACTTGGAAACGGACTGCCTGCAACGCGCGTGACTCCAATAATTGAAATTAGTATTGGTTGGCTAGTACTACTACTCAAGGGTTGAACAAATTTGAGTTCAATAGCTTTTGGGGTTGAAAAGTGAGTTCAGTGGGGCAGCCAGAAATATGTTTTCCTCGTAGAAATACAATGGTTTCTTCAGTTCTACCCGCTTTGCTAAATCCAAATATGTTTTCTTCGGACAAATATTTCTTTACTGATACATTGTATTTTTTATAGGGACTTTGTTCTACATTGTTAGCCCAACCACTTCTACCTATAAATCAACCAAATCATACCATCCGTTTAGTTTTAGTTGTCGAGCTACCTCATGATACATTGACAGGCACATGTCATTCACTAACTAATCCAGTCATGTAGTGCATGCAGCTAGGGTCCAAAACTCACACAAGATTAGTTGCACCAAATTAGTAGTTAACATTGATACGTCGAACACCCAAATTAGTCAAAACACGTCTGCTGCAAATTTAATGAATTTGAACTGTCGATAATGAATTCGAACTGTGTAGTTTCTTTGACAAAGTTCGTAGTATTACTTACTTTGACTTAAAACTTTTTTCGAAAAGAGGATCACCCCGGGAGTCAGTAAAATAATTGAAGTTTTACCATTGGTCAATTTAATTCGCAGGTGACCAGGTTTGAATGTGGCGGCTTCAGCATCGGGTTGGCCATGAACCACTGCATGTTCGACGGTCTGGGCGCCATGGAGTTCGTCAACTCCTGGGCCGAGATGGCGCGCGGCGCCACGGAGCTCACCGTGCCACCGTTCCTCGACCGCTCCGTGCTCCGCGCGCGCGACCCTCCGGTGATCTCCAACCCGCACCACGAGTTCGAGGAGATCGCTGACGTCTCGGAAATGGCGGCGCTCTACGGCGGCCAGGAGCTGGTGTACCGCTCCTTCTGCTTCGACCCGGACAGGCTTGAGCGCGTCCGCGGCCTCGCCCTCGCCGACGGGGATCTCGAGCGCTGCACCACCTTCGAGGCGCTCTCCGGCCTCGTCTGGCGCGCTCGCACCCGCGCGCTGGGGCTCGCGCCGGAGCAGCAGACGAAGCTGCTGTTCGCCGTGGACGGGCGCCGCCGCTTCGTGCCTCCGCTCCCAAAGGGGTACTTCGGGAACGGCATCGTGCTGACCAACGCCCTAGCGACGGCGGGGGATCTGCTGTCGGCGCCGGTGTCGCGCGCGGCCGGGAAGGTGCAGGAGGCCGTGCGGATGGTGACGGACGAGTATATGCGGTCGGCGGTGGACTATTTTGAGGCGACGCGCTCGCGGCCATCGCTGGCGTCGACGCTGCTCATCACCACGTGGTCGCGGCTCGCGTTCAACGGCGCCGACTTCGGCTGGGGCGAGCCGACCATGTCCGGGCCAGtcacgctgccggagaaggaggtcaTACTCTTCCTCGCGCACGGCAAGGAGAGGAAGAGCATCAACGTGCTGCTCGGCCTGCCGGCGTCCGCCATGGACACTTTCCAAGAGCTCATGGACGAGATATGATCGGCCCAGACCGATTGGATACGTCAGCGACTGCGCTCGGTGTTTCTATGCTTGTTTTGCATGTGTTTGTTACTTGTTAGCATGGTTATGTTAATTGTATTATTAAGTGTGCGTCATTTAATTACCAACTAGTCCCTGGtataaaa
The window above is part of the Triticum aestivum cultivar Chinese Spring chromosome 2A, IWGSC CS RefSeq v2.1, whole genome shotgun sequence genome. Proteins encoded here:
- the LOC123188144 gene encoding omega-hydroxypalmitate O-feruloyl transferase, with translation MVAEAKQNGVATMAGSKVQLMSVKRGEPTLVSPAEATPTGEQYYLSNLDQNIAVIVQTVYCFKCPSGRGNEGAADALRAALARVLVHYHPLAGRLGISPEMKLIVECTGEGVPFVEAEAACDLALIGDLSTPDPAALGQLVYSVPGAKSILEMPPMTAQVTRFECGGFSIGLAMNHCMFDGLGAMEFVNSWAEMARGATELTVPPFLDRSVLRARDPPVISNPHHEFEEIADVSEMAALYGGQELVYRSFCFDPDRLERVRGLALADGDLERCTTFEALSGLVWRARTRALGLAPEQQTKLLFAVDGRRRFVPPLPKGYFGNGIVLTNALATAGDLLSAPVSRAAGKVQEAVRMVTDEYMRSAVDYFEATRSRPSLASTLLITTWSRLAFNGADFGWGEPTMSGPVTLPEKEVILFLAHGKERKSINVLLGLPASAMDTFQELMDEI